One Archangium violaceum genomic window, CCCGCCTCGTCCCGCTGTCCGCTGGCGCACCCGCACGGCCCCGAAGCGAGCAGAAACCCGAGCGGCCCGTTCTCTCGTTTGTGCCCCTACATTCCGGGCGTGGGATCCCCACCGTAGAAGCGCCGCAGCTCCTCGTAGAGGGCGGGCGTCTTCTCGCGCATCTGGAGGGGCTTCTCGAAGAAGGACTCGGTGGCCACGGCGAAGAACTCGGCTTCGTTGAGGGCGCCATAGTCGTCCAGCACCTGACGTTCGAGACTCCGGCCCTGGCGCAACTTGAGGAAGTGCTCGCCCATGACCGAGGCCCACGCTCGGTAGTGCGAGTAGCGGCGCAGCTGGGGCGTGCCGTCGAAGGCGCCATCCTCCCGGTCCAGCACGTGGGCGAACTCGTGCGTGGCGGTGGAGTGGCCATCATGGGGGTTGCGCAGCCCCGCCAGCACCGACTGCCACGAGAGGATGACGGTGCCCCAGTTCTTCGCCTCGCCGAGCACCACGCCGGTGCGGTCCGGAATCCGGAAGGCATCCGGGTAGACGATGACCTCGCGGAGCCGGTCGTAATAGGAGAGGTCCAGGTACAGCACCAGACGTACGGCCGTGGCCGACACGACCGCGCGCACCTCGTCGGTGATGGAGAAGCCGCCGGCGCCGATGAACTCCTTTTCCCAGGCGAAGACCTTGAGTTGCTCGAGGAAGCGCTCGCGCTGGGGAGGCGCGAGCTCCCGGAAGAAGGGGACGCGTTGCTCCAGGTAGCCGAGCCACTCGGGAGGGAACGGGCGGCGCAGCAGACGGCGGCGGCGCAGGGTGCGGAAGAGGCCGGACATGAACGCGAGGGTAGCTCAGACCTCGACGAACCTGGGACCGGTGAGCCCCTCTCTCTCCATGGCCAGCTTGACGCGCTCGGAGACGATGAGGACGACCGTCCAGCCCCAAGGACGGAAGACGTTGGCGTCTCCTATCTTCTCCGGGTCCACCTTCAAGCCACTGACATCCCTGTACTGGCCTTCCTTGTCCGGGCGATTGTCCTCCGGAAGCCAGTACAGCACCTCTTCGCAACGGGCATCGTCGATGCTGCGGATGACTTGCAGGGTATTGAGAACGAAATAGGGCTCCGACTGCCCCTCCACCACAGCCGGAATGAGCTGCACCTCAGACGACACCAACCCCAACTGCTCGAGAAGAGAGGCGACCCGGCCGTTGACGACAGGAATCGAAAAAGAAGCCAGGGTGAAATCGAGCGCGGAGCCAGATGGATTCACGGGGAAATGAATCACCCTCTTCGTATCGAGAGCGAGCCCCTCC contains:
- a CDS encoding imm11 family protein, which encodes MSARNRYFALRDDMRIPGRWHLRSPVDAQGQLIEPWPFTEGLALDTKRVIHFPVNPSGSALDFTLASFSIPVVNGRVASLLEQLGLVSSEVQLIPAVVEGQSEPYFVLNTLQVIRSIDDARCEEVLYWLPEDNRPDKEGQYRDVSGLKVDPEKIGDANVFRPWGWTVVLIVSERVKLAMEREGLTGPRFVEV
- a CDS encoding M90 family metallopeptidase gives rise to the protein MSGLFRTLRRRRLLRRPFPPEWLGYLEQRVPFFRELAPPQRERFLEQLKVFAWEKEFIGAGGFSITDEVRAVVSATAVRLVLYLDLSYYDRLREVIVYPDAFRIPDRTGVVLGEAKNWGTVILSWQSVLAGLRNPHDGHSTATHEFAHVLDREDGAFDGTPQLRRYSHYRAWASVMGEHFLKLRQGRSLERQVLDDYGALNEAEFFAVATESFFEKPLQMREKTPALYEELRRFYGGDPTPGM